In Fusarium verticillioides 7600 chromosome 6, whole genome shotgun sequence, the sequence TCAATGTTGGCAGTGAAACTCACGCTATCATAAAAGGTGTTGCAGTCGAAGTCCCAGGTGTTGAAAAGCTTCATGCGCCTGCAGTCGGCCTTGGTCCAAGGGCTTCCGTAGGCCAGGGGAGAGTAGAGCATGAAGACGGCAGCCGACAGGACAAGGAACGAGACAGTAGCAACACGGTTGATCAAAGCGGTATCACGAGCACCAGCTCCGGGGATGCGGGCAGTGGCGTAGTCAAAGAGCTGGCACAAAGCAATGATCGCAAAGTAGAGAGCAGGGAAATAGTGATGAAGGAAAAGTTGACGTTGCATCAGGTAGAAGGGGAAGTAGTGCAGAGCCCAGCCAAGAACTGAAGTACCAATCTCGTAGTCGAATCGCTTGAAGGTGATGTTGGAGTAGTCATTGCAGCTGCGCTGCCAGCGGAGAACAGCAAtagccttgaagatgaccCAGATGGCAACGGCAACGCTGGAAGACCACCAAATGATGGGGTTTCCGAGGAGATAAACCTGCTTATGCTGACGACCCCAGAAGTTGATACCACGGCGGAGAATGGGCCACGACTCAGGGCGAGAATCCCAGGCGTGAGAGTCAGTGAGACCGGCGTTTGTTCGCCACATGACCTTCTGGAGTTCCCAGAACTTGCCGAAGAAACCAGGATTGCGGTagttgaccttctcaacatcgccctGCAATTGAGGGTGAGAGTTACCCTCGATGTACCATAGACTGTTGGGAAGAGTTCCGCCTCGGGCGCAAGTAACTTCCTGTTGCTCAGAGGCCCAGTCAGGGAGCTTGACCTTGTGGGAGAACAGAACACAGCCTGTCATGACGTGCACAAGACGGAACTTGGATTCGATAGTGCGAAGACGTTCCTTTGCAACAGATCCatatgtcttcttcttcacaatCTCAACACGGAAGAAATCGTTGGCATCTCCCTCGAATCCTTCGTAACCATAGGCAGAAACCTCATTTTGCCAGTCGGCCTCAGTGATAGGTGGGCGAACGTCATGAGAGTGAAGGCGGCGATGAGTGGGGCCATGGTAAAGACGAAGGACGGTACCGTCGGTGATGTACTGAGGCTCAGGAAGGGCGTCCCAGGCCTTGGTGCCATTGATGGGCTGGCCATCAATTCCAAGAGGCTGGGTCTGGTTCTCAAGGAGCCACACATTGTTGTCGTCCTTGTGAGGGTACAGGGtgatctgctgctgcttgctACCGGTAGGGTACATGAGAGGATGAGAGTGGAGGTAGCCACCCTGAGTGTTAACATGGCGGATGGTGACACGGCTGCCCATGATAACATCGGCGGGGACATCCTTCATAcgcttgttgttgagagtggCCTGGAACTCGGAGCTCATGAAGCCATCACCGTCGCCAGGGTTCTTGAGGCAAACGAAGTGGATAGCGAACATGGCCATGTAGAAGGTGAGTGGAATAATGATTAGACAGAAGACACGAGCCATAAAGTGCTTAGTGAAAAGACGCTGTTCATCCGTTAGTAAACATGTTCGTATGTGTATATTAATCAATTTCTTACCATGGACACGTTCTTGTTGTCGCCGAGAAGGACCCAGAGTTGAAGTAGAGTGAGGGATCCAACCCAGGCAATGGTGAAGAGTCCAACCCACTTGATGCTGACGGTGATACCCAGGCCAAGACCAGTAAGAACAAGCCAGAACCACCAGCTTAGCTGGAAAGCCTTGGAAGGGCCAAGCTCGTGCTGGTTGGtgaagcaagaaaaggagaggACGGTGAAAGCAGTCGCGGCGACAAGAGGCgaatcgaggaggatgagacgaGCCTGGGTAAGAAGACCGTTCTCTGCAGATAGTTAGCAAGAGACTCTCTAGGTCAGTTGAAAGGCCAGGAGAGATACGAACCGAAGATGATCAGGCCAGCTCCCATGGTAGCAGTCATTGTACGGcaaccaacagccttgagagtGAAGAACATGCAGGGAACCAAGAGAATACCGCAGATAGCAGGGAACATTCGCATCGCGACATAGGGAACACCAGGCTCAATGTAGTCCTTGCCAATCTCCTTAAAGTCGAAACTTCCATCAAATCCAGCAAGCCATCCGGTAAGGGCAATAAGCATCTTGGCCAGGGGAGGGTGAACGTCCATGAAGAACTTGCCCTTGATATACTTTGTAGCAAAGCCACCGAAGCTTGATATATAAGTTAGCGCATTGATGGAATAGACGGGGTGGAAGCTGCAACAGAGCTTCAGCTGGCTGGGGGAACACACTGGACCTCGTCAAAGACAACGCTTGTGGGCTGATAGATCTTGTACACGCGAACGAGGGTAGCAACGAGGATGAGGGCCAAGGCCACCCAATAGTCGgagagggggaggaggaagacatcgttatcctcaacgccatcggACTGGTACGAAgtgttcttggtgttcttaggcttggacttgttcttggtggtgacagCAGTGGTCTGcggctgaggaggaggagctgcaaAAGGCTGCTTCTCAGTCACAGGCGTCGGGGCCTTGACTGGCGGTTGGGGACTCTTGCCCCTCGTACGAGCCATGGTAATCGAGTATCAATATAGAATTCGAGTCAATTCGATCGCTAGGGGACGCTATGTCCAAATCGTTGGTTCGATGTAACGagagttgatgaagaagagctaTAACAGAGACCGGGAGGGATCTAGAGATGCCTCATCGATGGCTGGTTCTTGGCTAAACAGAAAGTGAACAAGAATAGAAaatggaagagaaaaaaggaCCCAAAACTCAATCGCAGACCGCCGTTGTGATACGGATATCAACGGACGATAGGCGATGTAAGAAAGCCTGGgggggaagaagaatggaTGTTGGGCGATGGTTTGCAAGGAGTAAGAAAATAGAAAGGGAAGTGGGCAAAAGAGGGATGATGAAGCTTCAGGGGATATTTTAGCACCACCTCAGCTACAGTAGCAATGGCCTTATGCAGGCTGAGACCGCACCTATAATACCTAGTAAACGGTGATAGGTAGATTGATGGTTGCAGTGCGATACGAGCAGTCGCGTCCAGCGTCGTACCCGTTTTCTTCCTTCCAGGTTCCTCGGGGCTCTcgagaaaaaaaagttgtAGCTACAGTGGCCTCTTCGGTTCGTTCCTGTCTAGGTGTCTCTGACCTCCCGTCTAACTAACAGGACATGTCAGCGTCAGCCCAGTGGATGCTCTCCCTAACATCCCTTTACCCCTGCAGCGAATCAAACCCGGACCCAGCCGTGGAGATCCCCTGGCGTCTCCGCAGCGCTAGGCTCAGAGCAGAGCTTCAGCAGGCGCCATTAGACCTGTGAATATCAACCATTGGCGATAGCTCTCCGAGGACAGCTCGACTGGTTTCAGCTCCCGCAAACGTGTTTGGCATTCGACATCGACAATGGCTTGTCATGAGGCTTCTGTACATGAATCATAACTGCGTTGTTCCTGACTTATGCCTCTATACTATCAGAAACAATACCATGCCTCGAGAGTCTTGGTGGATGTGGCTACTGCAGCCACACAGGGGCCTGGCCACCTCGAATgtggctccagctccaaacAAAACGACACTAAACCTTCAGGTACACTAACAACTTAACCCCTTTTCTGCCCTTGATCTCCAAATTGCTACGCACTACTTGAAACACACGGTTCTAGGCCATGAAACTTTTCCTTCTACTTTATCGTGTCGTGTTTATTACCGCTGGTGTACCTTGCCCAACCCAACCAttgaccttgatatagggtaTCTCAATTCCAACATATATATACCTTACTCATGATAACATCATTGACTTTTGGTGCTGCAATCCCAGACGAGACTATAAGTCCTATCGACCCCGAGACTGCAAGTAATCTGCCCATTGTCGAAAACCAGCAATCCAATGCGGAACGCCTTCAGGTTTTGCCAACTCGTTCAGTGACGCCCTGCGAGGAGATTCCCGCGTCAACCAGTTGTGACCTTGGGCATCCAACACATCAGCCATTGACGCCGATATAATAGTCTGTACCTGTCCATCCACCAAGGAAAACTCTTGAAGTGCCTGCATCGCCTCACTCCATCGAGATAATGCAACCTCAAAATCCGATCTGATGTGCGATAGCTTTGCCAAGATGACGTATACTCGCAGTCTTTCGTACTTCAGAAGACTAGCCCGAGATTCGATGTCGACGCATatcttttctgcttcttcgtaGCGTTCCTGGGCGAAAAGAGCCTCTGACAAAGCCAATTCAAGAAGCGATTTGCCAGTCAAAGGGTCAGGCCTCTCGGTACGCCGTATAATCTCGTCACGAAGGTAACCCTCTCCTATCATAGGCTCGTCAAGTTCTCTTAAAGCATCGGCCAAATCACATGTCAGATCCCGTagatcctcatcaaagatgagctGACTCGGTTTCTGCGACACTTCGTGTGCTATCTCCAGCAACTTTAGAGATTTATCGAAATTGCCCTGTAGTCGCTTGACCCTTCCCAGCAGTGAGTGTTTACGGAAACTGAGGATCTCTTCCAGAGGCGAAGGCTCATCGCCAAGCGGGTTCCAATCCTCTAATAGCTTCTGCGCAGTTGACAGATCCGCCACTTGGATTGAGTTTAGGGAACGTTGGATAATAGCGACCCCAACCTCACAGCTTATGCGCTTGTTCACAGCGGCTGTAGGGTCGTTGATTACGAAGTCCTCAAGGCTTTCTGTCGCCTCATCCATGTTTCCACTGAGACGTCCCAGGACTGCTTTGGTTTGGCCAATGCAGAGCCGGAGGTGTGTATCTTTCAAACGCCCAGCAGCCAATTCTGCCTGGCCAATAGCGAAGTACTTCCAAGCCATGTCTGGAAACCGGAAAGCTTCAATGAGTGTGAGCATGAAGTCGGTTCTGGTGGCTGTAGGCAGCTCATCGAAACAGTCGTGGAACGCCTCAGCaacatgatgcagatgcggTAAGAATGATCTAACCACGGGTTCTCTTGTGTAGTGTCAGCGGTTCAAGCTCGCTGGATATCGATTTCAGACTCACGGGAACTCGATGTACTTCCAGGGTATGGCTCTATATGCCACAATCAAAGCCTGTTGCCGCCAGAACGGGAGCGCATCTGGCGCAAGGCTTCGGTGGACTCTCGCTGACATATCTTCATTCAAATGATACGTCTCGTCTGGATATTTGAGAAGAGCTGCCAATTGACATAGTTCACGAAAGGCTCGTGTAAGTCGTTGGTCATCTGCGAGGATGTCGATCAGCCACGAGGCCAGGCCAACTTTGGTTGcgtcaacaagctcaacttctCCCTCGATCGTCCATCGTTTTCGAGGTGTTGACCCCCGTGTAAATAGTTCCAGGGGAATTTTCTCGCATGGCGAAAAGAATGAGAGCAGGACTAATAGGACACTGGCATCTTCGGTCTGGGTGAAGCTCTCGTCAAACAGGGATTGAGAGGCAGCCTCAAGGGCAGAGTTTCTCCATTCTGTCAACTCCATCGATAATGACTTATATGAGATTCAAAGCTGCGCTGAGGAATTCTCTCGGCATCTCATGTCatgaaggagaggagggaTTTATTCGACAGCTGtgtcgacgatggagaagccTTGTACCGAGAGCCCAGTCCAGCTTTGCAGGTGTTTTACTTTTTCTCACTGGGAGAATCTTGTTTGGTATTTAACCAGACTTTGCCTTGAATGAGGCTATTGATAAGACCCCCTGATAGACTTGACAGGTCTGGACTCTGGATCGCGGTTTTGAATGCCGAATACCGGTGGTGTGTTGAAAGATACTATGCCAGCCTGGGGTTGTAGGTCGGGGAAAACGGCGAATGCTCCGTGGTAGATGATAAACGTCATTTAGGGTATTGCGGGGTATCCAGGTTCAGATGCAGATGCTAACCGACATTATGCGTGGAGTTGTGGAAGTAATCTGAAGGAACACGATAAGCCAAAGATTGGGCATTTCAAGTTGATGGCTCATCTCAGTCATGAACTAAAGCGGTAGCCCTCCAGGGTTTGATATGACCACCAAGGTAGCCAGCCGTTAGAGAATCGAATTACGGGAGAAACCTGTCACAGATAGATAGAGGCAGATTATCTTTAAACCCTTCTTGCAGAAACCAGTGTCTACTAACTTACACTCCGGACCGTGCGTGTTATCACGGCATGTAACTCAGGATATAACCAATTAAGATCATGAAAGGTTGGCCAGTAGTATCGGCATCTCAACCATCAACTAAGCCACAGAAGCTCTTGTACATTAACTGACTGTTCAAGTATAGTCCCAAATAGCTTATACCGTATATGATATTTATTGGCTACTATAGGTTTAAAGACTGAGACAAGTATAGTGCTTGTTCAAAGGAAGAAGTTGGCACAAGATGTATTCACCGAGACTGTTGCATATGATGACCTGGCCTTCAAGTACTGATTGAtttcagaagaacaaagaacGATTTTTTAAGACGCCAGCTACCAGAATACCTAGCTAGAGTTCGTTAACCCTCATGAAAATAGGTTTAGGTATTAGCAAAGTTGAAATAAAGTtgtcgtcaaagtcgaggTGAGCGTGGTAGACAACTAAAACCACCCGGAACAACAATTCGCCGGCCAAAGCTTCGCGTCGCCACAACACCTCGAAATTTCCAAAGTCGCCTGCCTTTCACTAGCAGCTCCATCAGCctttttcctctttctcagCGCGTCCTCCTCACAATGGCAGCCGTAACAACCAACGGCGATGCCGCCGCCAACGCTCTCGACGACATTAAGCCACCCGCTGGAGTAGTCCTTCCTCCTCGCGAGATTCGAAACGTTCTTGAAAAGACAGCCGGCTATGTAGCGCGAAACGGCGCCGTCTTCGAAGATCGCATTCGCGAAAAGGAACGATCAAACCCGAAATTCAGCTTTCTCAACCCTTCCGATGCCTACCATCCCTTCTACCAATGGCGACTAGATGAGGTCAAGAGTGGACGTGGTACAGCGATCGCTGCTGGTCGCGTGGGCGAACCCGCGGCCGAGGCTCCCAAGCCTCAGGGACCCCCGAAGCCTGCCGATTACCTGTTCTCCGCGCGAACGCCTCGCATCAACCGAAAGGATCTGGATGTGATTCAACTATCGGCTCTCTTTGTAGCAAAGAATGGACGACAGTTTATGACACAGTTGGCTCAGCGCGAAGCTGGTAACCCGCAATTCGGCTTCCTCATCCCTAACCACACTCTCCACAACTTCTTCCAGCATATTATCGACCAAACGCAACTTTATTACGTGCAAGCGGCCTCGGCGGAGGTGGNNNNNNNNNNNNNNNNNNNNNNNNNNNNNNNNNNNNNNNNNNNNNNNNNNNNNNNNNNNNNNNNNNNNNNNNNNNNNNNNNNNNNNNNNNNNNNNNNNNNNNNNNNNNNNNNNNNNNNNNNNNNNNNNNNNNNNNNNNNNNNNNNNNNNNNNNNNNNNNNNNNNNNNNNNNNNNNNNNTTGCGATG encodes:
- a CDS encoding dolichyl-phosphate-mannose-protein mannosyltransferase; its protein translation is MARTRGKSPQPPVKAPTPVTEKQPFAAPPPQPQTTAVTTKNKSKPKNTKNTSYQSDGVEDNDVFLLPLSDYWVALALILVATLVRVYKIYQPTSVVFDEVHFGGFATKYIKGKFFMDVHPPLAKMLIALTGWLAGFDGSFDFKEIGKDYIEPGVPYVAMRMFPAICGILLVPCMFFTLKAVGCRTMTATMGAGLIIFENGLLTQARLILLDSPLVAATAFTVLSFSCFTNQHELGPSKAFQLSWWFWLVLTGLGLGITVSIKWVGLFTIAWVGSLTLLQLWVLLGDNKNVSMRLFTKHFMARVFCLIIIPLTFYMAMFAIHFVCLKNPGDGDGFMSSEFQATLNNKRMKDVPADVIMGSRVTIRHVNTQGGYLHSHPLMYPTGSKQQQITLYPHKDDNNVWLLENQTQPLGIDGQPINGTKAWDALPEPQYITDGTVLRLYHGPTHRRLHSHDVRPPITEADWQNEVSAYGYEGFEGDANDFFRVEIVKKKTYGSVAKERLRTIESKFRLVHVMTGCVLFSHKVKLPDWASEQQEVTCARGGTLPNSLWYIEGNSHPQLQGDVEKVNYRNPGFFGKFWELQKVMWRTNAGLTDSHAWDSRPESWPILRRGINFWGRQHKQVYLLGNPIIWWSSSVAVAIWVIFKAIAVLRWQRSCNDYSNITFKRFDYEIGTSVLGWALHYFPFYLMQRQLFLHHYFPALYFAIIALCQLFDYATARIPGAGARDTALINRVATVSFLVLSAAVFMLYSPLAYGSPWTKADCRRMKLFNTWDFDCNTFYDSYDKYSEVPSISSSVVPTTSAAKNVEPKQEEAPVSQKQEEAVISGAPPAPDQAQVEHRVVAKEEKVEYRDQDGNLLDPEEVKALEGKVEFKTKYETKTRVVDEQGNEVQEPAEGWDQNLAGVAPPHPDVEGVNSETVKGKDEGAAAPQDVAASKDGEKEAEEAKAKPASENQQDATVKEEL